From a region of the Theobroma cacao cultivar B97-61/B2 chromosome 8, Criollo_cocoa_genome_V2, whole genome shotgun sequence genome:
- the LOC108663036 gene encoding uncharacterized protein LOC108663036 — protein sequence MAKDNNNNGNNAINLDPEANRALRDYAVPLLQACERFKELLRRCPHHEILDWLQVQTFYNGLVESIKTTIHAAAGGALMSKNVVDAYNLLEEMASNNYQWPSKRSGSRKAVGAYEIDAISNLATQVAALSKKFDTLGVHAIQNPFVVCEMCGDGHSSDQCSYNSASVQFMGNFNKQQNNPYSNTYNPGWRNHPNFSWNNNAGPSNSNPNMPPSFQQQSRPPIPEKKSQLANSINSRPQGVLPSDTQVNPKGKEHCNAVTLRSGKEVGGVNEKLIESSKEHLDDDKAIVEKEVKVEKTDNGQAKNQGNSKANYPPPPFPQRLKKQRLDKQFEKFLNVFKKLHINIPFAEALENMPSYVKFLKDILTKKRKLEDFETVALTEECSAIIQNKIPPKLKDPGSFSIPCTISRFKFTKALCDLGTGVSIIPLSIVEKIGLKEIQPTTVSLQLADRIIRYPVGIIEDILVKVGHLYIPMDLIVLEMEEDQEIPLILGRPFLATAGAIIDVREGKITFKVGEEVVEFNIFNANKHPSSTNCCYRVELIDEGKCELNSPPISEQTPIFEFKPPPPPVRVEQSPTEHPPPPSNCPFEIGQQVMLLSRSYFKLFPWKRKERWWGLFKVVKAYPCGIIEIYSEDTGITMVNGMSLRPYSEDEELKKWAL from the exons ATGGCTAAGgataacaataataatggAAATAATGCCATTAATCTAGATCCCGAAGCAAATAGAGCATTGCGAGATTATGCAGTTCCTCTGTTGCAAG CTTGTGAGAGGTTTAAAGAACTACTGCGAAGATGTCCACATcatgaaattcttgattggTTGCAAGTTCAGACATTCTATAATGGGTTGGTTGAGTCAATTAAAACCACAATTCATGCTGCTGCTGGTGGGGCATTGATGAGTAAGAATGTTGTAGATGCTtataatttgttggaagagatggcttcaaataattatcaatggcctTCAAAAAGGTCGGGTTCGAGAAAAGCTGTTGGAGCCTATGAGATTGATGCAATTAGCAACTTAGCTACGCAAGTGGCTGCACTGTCCaagaaatttgacacattggGAGTTCATGCAATTCAAAATCCATTTGTAGTTTGTGAGATGTGTGGAGATGGCCATTCAAGTGATCAATGTTCATACAATTCTGCATCAGTCCAATTTATGGGGAACTTCAACAAGCAGCAGAATAACCCATACTCTAATACATACAATCCTGGTTGGAGAAACCACCCCAACTTTTCATGGAACAACAATGCAGGGCCTTCCAATTCAAACCCTAACATGCCTCCTAGTTTTCAACAACAATCTAGACCACCAATTCCTGAAAAGAAGTCCCAA CTTGCAAACTCCATCAATAGTAGACCCCAAGGTGTCTTACCAAGTGATACACAAGTCAATCCCAAAGGTAAGGAACATTGTAATGCAGTTACACTTAGGAGTGGAAAAGAAGTTGGAGGGgtgaatgaaaaattaattgaatctTCAAAGGAGCATCTAGATGATGACAAGGCAATTGTTGAGAAAGAAGTTAAAGTGGAAAAGACAGATAATGGGCAAGCAAAAAATCAAGGGAATTCTAAAGCAAATTACCCTCCACCACCATTCCCACAAAGGTTGAAAAAGCAAAGGCTTGATAAACAGTTTGAGAAATTCCTCAATGTCTTTAAAAAGCTCCACATAAACATCCCTTTTGCTGAAGCTTTGGAAAACATGCCAAGTTATGTCAAATTTCTGAAAGACATCTTAACTAAGAAGAGGAAACTGGAAGACTTTGAAACAGTGGCACTTACTGAGGAGTGCAGTGCAATAATTCAGAACAAGATTCCACCAAAACTTAAAGATCCAGGGAGTTTTTCTATACCTTGTACTATTAgtagatttaaatttactaaagCTTTATGTGATTTGGGTACAGGTGTTTCAATCATACCATTGTCAATTGTTGAAAAAATTGGACTTAAGGAGATACAACCTACCACAGTTTCTTTGCAATTAGCAGATAGAATAATCAGGTATCCTGTTGGGATTATTGAGGATATATTGGTTAAAGTTGGGCATCTTTACATTCCGATGGACTTAATTGTgcttgagatggaagaagatcAAGAAATTCCTTTAATCTTGGGACGACCATTCTTAGCTACTGCAGGCGCAATAATTGATGTGAGGGAAGGCAAGATAACTTTTAAAGTTGGAGAAGAGGTAGTTgagtttaatattttcaatgcaaataaACATCCTAGCTCTACAAATTGTTGTTATAGAGTAGAGCtaattgatgaaggaaaatgtGAACTTAATTCTCCACCTATAAGTGAGCAAACACCAATCTTTGAGTTTAAGCCACCACCTCCTCCTGTGAGAGTTGAGCAATCACCAACGGAGCATCCTCCACCACCATCTAATTGTCCTTTCGAGATTGGACAACAAGTAATGCTGCTTTCTAGATCATACTTCAAGCTTTTTCCATGGAAACGCAAAGAAAGATGGTGGGGTCTTTTCAAAGTAGTAAAAGCTTATCCTTGTGGAATAATTGAGATTTATAGTGAGGATACAGGAATAACCATGGTTAATGGGATGAGCCTTAGACCATATTCGGAGGATGAAGAACTGAAAAAGTGGGCACTatag